From Streptomyces fungicidicus, one genomic window encodes:
- a CDS encoding transposase has translation MEFRTGTAWQDVPERYDSWATLHTRFRRWVKGGTFQ, from the coding sequence GTGGAGTTTCGGACCGGAACGGCTTGGCAGGACGTGCCCGAGCGGTACGACTCCTGGGCCACATTGCACACCCGCTTCCGTCGATGGGTGAAAGGCGGCACCTTTCAGTGA
- a CDS encoding adenosine kinase → MTAEIDVLVLGGAGVDTIVHVPELPVPLADSHMIQPGIVTRAGQSGDFVALGTSALGLRTHHLDLIGDDHEGDLVRALHRDHGIALTAVPGPCGTKRAVNLVGPDGRRLSLYDATRWAETDRLPEETVRGLAARSRHAHVVITQPCAQALPVLREAGVTISTDLHDWDGVNPYHEAFALAADVVFVSAAALTDPGAALRAIVARGRAEVAVATAGAEGAYLLADGELTHVPAAEPPAPVVDSNGAGDAFAAAFLHGLLGGEPPLRCARLGAVAGAYACTVPSTRVAAIGPEELLAGAAATLSGA, encoded by the coding sequence ATGACCGCCGAGATCGACGTCCTCGTCCTGGGAGGCGCGGGCGTGGACACGATCGTGCACGTGCCCGAGCTGCCCGTGCCACTCGCCGACAGCCACATGATCCAGCCGGGCATCGTCACCCGCGCGGGACAGAGCGGCGACTTCGTCGCCCTCGGCACCAGCGCCCTCGGTCTGCGCACCCACCACCTCGACCTGATCGGCGACGACCACGAGGGCGACCTCGTCCGCGCCCTGCACCGGGACCACGGCATCGCGCTCACCGCCGTACCGGGGCCGTGCGGCACCAAGCGGGCCGTCAATCTCGTCGGCCCCGACGGCAGACGGCTCTCCCTGTACGACGCGACCCGCTGGGCGGAGACGGACCGGCTGCCCGAGGAGACCGTGCGGGGCCTCGCCGCCCGCAGCCGGCACGCCCATGTCGTCATCACCCAGCCGTGCGCCCAGGCCCTGCCCGTGCTGCGGGAGGCCGGCGTGACGATCTCGACCGACCTGCACGACTGGGACGGCGTCAATCCCTACCACGAGGCCTTCGCCCTCGCGGCGGACGTCGTCTTCGTCTCCGCCGCCGCCCTCACCGACCCCGGGGCCGCCCTGCGCGCGATCGTCGCACGCGGCCGGGCCGAGGTCGCCGTCGCCACCGCGGGCGCCGAGGGCGCGTACCTGCTGGCCGACGGCGAGCTGACACACGTCCCCGCGGCCGAGCCCCCGGCGCCGGTCGTGGACTCCAACGGCGCCGGTGACGCCTTCGCGGCCGCCTTCCTGCACGGCCTGCTAGGCGGCGAACCGCCCCTGCGCTGCGCCCGGCTCGGGGCGGTGGCGGGGGCGTACGCCTGCACGGTGCCCTCGACCCGGGTGGCCGCCATCGGACCGGAGGAGCTGCTCGCCGGAGCGGCGGCGACGCTCAGCGGCGCGTGA
- a CDS encoding ABC transporter substrate-binding protein: protein MRPIRAHIRASVITPTVIATALAAGLLLYPTDDQEGTTIKVGTTEPPTSLDPAGGYDSGSTTLYSNVFQTLLTLEPGVAEPVPDAAESCSFTDSGLRTYRCRLRDDITFSSGRRMTAKDVRFSFERVKKIDSDVGPSSLLDTIESMDARDRTVTFRLTAPDATFPFKLTTGAGSIVDSTTYPADSLRSDGRIDGTGPYGVVSYAKGEKISLSPNPRYKGAAENTGRPIELHFYDTPDSLARAWISHRIDVALRQLPPEMLADLNPSDPGLRVTEAQSAETRNLYLNNRRGKPFHDRRARQAAAWLIDRDRMSYDVYDGTVDPLYSLIPTSITGHTTSFFDNYPHKDAEKARRLLVEAGEEIPLSFTYGYAAGRGSAHEEAAEVKKQLEADGLFKVTLRGYEWDEFQKSWAEGELDAYAVGWVADYPDPDTFGGPLVGTDGTMATGYGSKAADRLITSSQRFADRSDAEADLEALQRIVARDVPVVPLWQAKDFVVSGEDVGGGQYAVDGTGLLRLWRLTWI from the coding sequence ATGAGACCTATTCGTGCGCACATCCGTGCGTCCGTCATCACACCCACGGTGATCGCCACGGCACTGGCAGCCGGTCTGCTGCTTTACCCGACGGACGACCAGGAGGGCACCACCATCAAGGTCGGGACGACGGAACCGCCGACGTCACTCGACCCGGCCGGCGGCTACGACTCCGGCTCGACCACTCTGTACAGCAATGTCTTCCAGACACTGCTGACCCTGGAGCCCGGAGTGGCGGAGCCCGTTCCCGACGCAGCCGAAAGCTGCTCCTTCACCGATTCCGGCCTACGCACCTATCGATGCCGGCTGCGGGATGACATCACCTTCTCCAGCGGACGCAGAATGACAGCCAAGGACGTCCGGTTCTCGTTCGAACGGGTCAAGAAGATAGATTCCGACGTGGGGCCGTCGTCCCTCCTGGACACCATCGAGTCGATGGACGCCCGCGACCGGACCGTCACTTTCCGACTGACCGCACCGGACGCCACGTTCCCCTTCAAGCTGACGACCGGGGCGGGCTCGATCGTCGACTCGACCACGTACCCGGCGGACTCCCTGCGCTCGGACGGCCGGATCGACGGGACCGGACCGTACGGCGTCGTCTCCTACGCGAAGGGCGAGAAGATCTCCCTCTCGCCCAACCCTCGGTACAAGGGCGCCGCCGAGAACACCGGCCGGCCGATCGAACTCCACTTCTACGACACCCCCGACTCACTCGCCCGGGCCTGGATATCCCACCGCATCGATGTCGCCCTCAGACAGCTTCCCCCCGAAATGCTCGCCGATCTGAACCCGAGCGATCCGGGGCTTCGCGTGACGGAGGCGCAGAGCGCGGAGACTCGAAACCTGTATCTCAACAACCGCCGCGGCAAGCCGTTTCACGACAGACGCGCACGGCAGGCGGCGGCCTGGCTGATAGACAGGGACCGGATGTCCTACGACGTCTACGACGGAACCGTGGACCCGCTCTACTCCCTCATCCCGACGAGCATCACGGGCCACACCACCTCCTTCTTCGACAACTACCCTCACAAGGACGCCGAAAAGGCACGCCGCCTCCTCGTCGAGGCCGGTGAGGAAATCCCGCTGTCTTTCACCTACGGTTACGCGGCGGGACGCGGATCAGCCCACGAGGAGGCTGCGGAGGTGAAAAAGCAACTAGAGGCCGACGGGCTGTTCAAGGTGACCCTCAGAGGATATGAATGGGACGAATTCCAGAAGAGCTGGGCCGAGGGAGAGCTCGACGCCTACGCCGTCGGCTGGGTCGCCGACTACCCCGATCCCGACACCTTCGGCGGTCCTCTCGTCGGCACGGACGGCACCATGGCGACGGGGTACGGCAGCAAGGCCGCCGACCGGCTGATCACGAGCAGTCAGCGCTTCGCCGACCGGAGCGACGCCGAAGCCGACCTCGAAGCCCTTCAGCGGATCGTCGCCCGCGACGTGCCCGTCGTCCCGCTGTGGCAGGCCAAGGACTTCGTGGTGTCCGGGGAGGACGTGGGCGGCGGCCAGTACGCGGTGGACGGCACCGGGCTTCTGCGCCTGTGGCGACTGACCTGGATCTGA
- a CDS encoding APC family permease: protein MSKLTDVPKRILIGRALRSDRLGETLLPKRVALPVFASDPLSSVAYAPGEVLLVLSIAGLSAYHFSPWIALAVVVLMFTVVASYRQNVREYPSGGGDYEVATTNLGPRAGLTVASALLVDYVLTVAVSISSGIENLGSAVPFVVENKVACAIGVIVLLTLMNLRGVKESGTFFAIPTYVFVTGVCLMIAWGAFRGIVLGDDMRAPTADYEIKPEHPGLAGFALVFLLLRAFSSGCAALTGVEAISNGVPAFRKPKSRNAATTLAMMGLLAVTMFCGIIGLAMATDVRMAENPATDLIHNGVPLGAGYVQDPVISQVAEAVFGHGSLLFMVLAAATALVLFLAANTAYNGFPLLGSILAQDRYLPRQLHTRGDRLAFSNGIVLLAGAAGLLVWIYGADSTRLIQLYIVGVFVSFTLSQTGMVRHWNRLLATEKDQAKRRHMVRSRAINTFGAFFTGLVLVVVLVTKFSHGAWVALLGMCIFYATMTAIRRHYDRVAEEIAAPETPDDGTVRPSRVHSVVLISKIHRPTLRALAYARLLRSDTLEALSVNVDPAETRALREEWERRGIEVPLKVLDSPYREVTRPVIEYVKGLRKESPRDVVSVIIPEYVVGHWYEHLLHNQSALRLKGRLLFTPGVMVTSVPYQLESSEAAKRRARRRQDWSAPGSVRRGPKERSRDSSPHT, encoded by the coding sequence GTGTCCAAATTGACCGACGTGCCCAAACGGATCCTGATCGGGCGCGCACTGCGCAGTGACCGGCTCGGCGAAACGCTCCTGCCGAAGCGTGTCGCGCTGCCCGTGTTCGCCTCCGACCCGCTCTCCTCCGTGGCGTACGCCCCCGGCGAGGTGCTGCTGGTCCTGTCCATCGCGGGCCTGTCGGCGTACCACTTCAGCCCCTGGATCGCCCTCGCGGTCGTCGTGCTGATGTTCACCGTGGTCGCCTCCTACCGCCAGAACGTCCGCGAGTACCCCAGCGGCGGCGGCGACTACGAGGTGGCCACCACCAACCTCGGCCCCAGGGCCGGCCTCACCGTCGCGAGCGCCCTGCTCGTCGACTACGTCCTCACCGTCGCCGTGTCGATCTCCTCCGGCATCGAGAACCTCGGCTCCGCGGTCCCCTTCGTCGTCGAGAACAAGGTGGCCTGCGCGATCGGCGTGATCGTGCTGCTGACCCTGATGAACCTGCGCGGGGTGAAGGAGTCGGGCACCTTCTTCGCGATCCCCACCTACGTCTTCGTCACGGGCGTCTGCCTCATGATCGCCTGGGGCGCGTTCCGCGGCATCGTGCTCGGCGACGACATGCGGGCGCCGACCGCGGACTACGAGATCAAACCCGAGCACCCGGGCCTGGCCGGCTTCGCCCTGGTCTTCCTGCTGCTGCGCGCCTTCTCCTCCGGCTGCGCCGCGCTCACCGGTGTCGAGGCGATCTCCAACGGCGTACCGGCCTTCCGCAAGCCCAAGTCGCGCAACGCGGCGACCACCCTCGCCATGATGGGCCTGCTCGCCGTCACCATGTTCTGCGGCATCATCGGGCTGGCCATGGCCACCGACGTCCGTATGGCCGAGAACCCCGCCACCGACCTGATCCACAACGGCGTCCCGCTCGGCGCGGGCTACGTCCAGGACCCGGTGATCTCCCAGGTCGCCGAGGCCGTCTTCGGCCACGGCAGCCTCCTGTTCATGGTCCTCGCCGCCGCCACCGCGCTGGTGCTGTTCCTCGCCGCGAACACCGCGTACAACGGCTTCCCGCTGCTGGGCTCGATCCTCGCCCAGGACCGCTACCTCCCCCGCCAGCTGCACACCCGCGGCGACCGCCTCGCCTTCTCCAACGGCATCGTGCTGCTCGCCGGCGCCGCCGGACTGCTGGTCTGGATCTACGGCGCCGACTCCACACGGCTGATCCAGCTGTACATCGTCGGCGTGTTCGTGTCCTTCACGCTCAGCCAGACCGGCATGGTCCGCCACTGGAACCGGCTGCTGGCCACCGAGAAGGACCAGGCCAAGCGCCGCCACATGGTCCGCTCGCGGGCCATCAACACCTTCGGCGCCTTCTTCACCGGCCTGGTCCTGGTCGTCGTCCTCGTCACCAAGTTCAGCCACGGCGCCTGGGTCGCGCTGCTCGGCATGTGCATCTTCTACGCGACGATGACGGCGATCCGCAGGCACTACGACCGGGTCGCCGAGGAGATCGCGGCCCCCGAGACCCCGGACGACGGCACGGTGCGGCCCTCCCGCGTCCACTCGGTAGTCCTGATCTCCAAGATCCACCGGCCCACGCTGCGCGCGCTCGCCTACGCCCGGCTGCTGCGCTCCGACACCCTGGAGGCGCTCAGCGTCAACGTGGACCCGGCCGAGACCAGGGCACTGCGCGAGGAGTGGGAACGGCGCGGCATCGAGGTGCCCCTCAAGGTGCTCGACTCCCCGTACCGGGAGGTCACCCGCCCGGTGATCGAGTACGTCAAGGGACTGCGCAAGGAGTCGCCGCGCGACGTGGTCTCCGTGATCATCCCCGAGTACGTGGTCGGCCACTGGTACGAGCACCTGCTGCACAACCAGAGCGCGCTGCGGCTCAAGGGCCGGCTGCTGTTCACACCGGGAGTCATGGTGACCTCGGTGCCGTACCAGCTGGAATCCTCCGAGGCCGCCAAGAGGCGGGCCCGCAGACGGCAGGACTGGTCCGCTCCCGGCTCGGTGCGCCGGGGCCCGAAGGAGCGGTCGAGGGACTCCTCCCCGCACACGTAG
- a CDS encoding class I SAM-dependent RNA methyltransferase: protein MQAEPRKSLVGEEYEVEIGPVAHGGHCIARTSEGQVLFVRHALPGERVVAQVTEGEEGARFLRADAVRVLDASKDRIDAPCPFAGPGRCGGCDWQHAKPGAQRRMKGEVVAEQLQRLAGLTPEEAGWDGTVMPAEGDKVPAGQVPAWRTRVQYAVTADGRAGLRRHRSHEVEPIDHCMIAAEGVSELGIEKRDWTGMDSVEAIAATGSQDRQVVLTPKPGARLPLVELDRPVSVMRVDERSGQLHRVHGRPFVRERADGRTHRVAGGGFWQVHPKAADTLVTAVMQGLLPRKGEMALDLYCGVGLFAGALADRVGETGAVLGIESGKRAVEDARHNLADFPRVRIEQGKVDSVLPRTGITDVDLVVLDPPRAGAGRKTVEHLSSLGARRIAYVACDPAALARDLAYFRDGGYRVRTLRVFDLFPMTAHVECVAILEPAAKGL, encoded by the coding sequence ATGCAGGCAGAACCGAGGAAATCACTGGTGGGGGAGGAGTACGAGGTCGAGATCGGCCCCGTCGCCCACGGCGGCCACTGCATCGCCCGTACGTCGGAGGGCCAGGTCCTCTTCGTCCGCCACGCGCTGCCCGGTGAACGGGTCGTCGCGCAGGTCACCGAGGGCGAGGAGGGGGCCCGCTTCCTGCGCGCGGACGCGGTGCGGGTGCTGGACGCCTCCAAGGACCGCATCGACGCCCCCTGTCCGTTCGCTGGCCCCGGCCGCTGCGGCGGCTGCGACTGGCAGCACGCCAAGCCGGGCGCGCAGCGCCGCATGAAGGGCGAGGTCGTCGCCGAGCAGCTGCAGCGGCTCGCCGGACTCACCCCCGAGGAGGCCGGCTGGGACGGCACGGTGATGCCCGCCGAGGGCGACAAGGTCCCCGCGGGCCAGGTCCCGGCGTGGCGCACACGCGTGCAGTACGCCGTCACCGCCGACGGCCGCGCGGGACTGCGCCGGCACCGGTCGCACGAGGTCGAGCCGATCGACCACTGCATGATCGCCGCGGAGGGTGTCAGCGAGCTGGGCATCGAGAAGCGGGACTGGACGGGCATGGACTCGGTCGAGGCGATCGCCGCGACCGGCTCCCAGGACCGGCAGGTCGTGCTGACCCCGAAGCCCGGCGCCCGGCTCCCCCTGGTCGAACTGGACCGCCCCGTCTCGGTCATGCGCGTCGACGAGCGCTCCGGCCAGCTGCACCGCGTCCACGGCCGCCCCTTCGTCCGCGAACGCGCCGACGGCCGCACCCACCGGGTCGCCGGCGGCGGCTTCTGGCAGGTCCACCCGAAGGCCGCCGACACCCTGGTCACCGCCGTCATGCAGGGCCTGCTGCCCCGCAAGGGCGAGATGGCCCTCGACCTGTACTGCGGCGTCGGCCTCTTCGCGGGCGCGCTGGCCGACCGGGTCGGCGAGACGGGCGCGGTGCTCGGCATCGAGTCCGGCAAGCGCGCGGTGGAGGACGCCCGCCACAACCTCGCGGACTTCCCCCGCGTCCGCATCGAGCAGGGCAAGGTCGACTCGGTCCTGCCCCGCACCGGCATCACCGACGTCGACCTCGTCGTCCTCGACCCGCCGCGGGCCGGCGCCGGCCGCAAGACGGTGGAGCACCTGTCGTCCCTGGGCGCCCGCAGGATCGCCTACGTGGCCTGCGACCCGGCGGCGCTCGCGCGTGACCTGGCGTACTTCCGGGACGGCGGGTACCGAGTGCGGACGCTGCGGGTGTTCGACCTGTTCCCGATGACTGCGCACGTTGAGTGCGTGGCGATTTTGGAGCCCGCCGCAAAGGGGCTCTGA
- a CDS encoding TetR/AcrR family transcriptional regulator — MPKIEAGSVREHRAQRLAQLIDAAEELLEEGGAEALTAGAVAARAGIARNSIYRYFNSIDDLLELVVTREFPAWIDAVEQAIAAETTPAAQAAAYVRANLEQAARGTHGWRAALSRDSLSPSARERVRNLHISLHEALARVVRELGQPQPELTVAVVQAVVDACIRRIDQGDDLTTVSDFAAGATRRLLADDDLPHHP, encoded by the coding sequence ATGCCCAAGATTGAAGCCGGCAGCGTCCGGGAGCACCGGGCGCAGCGGCTCGCGCAGCTGATCGACGCGGCCGAGGAGCTCCTGGAAGAGGGCGGTGCCGAAGCCCTCACAGCCGGAGCGGTTGCCGCGCGAGCCGGGATCGCCCGCAACAGCATCTACCGCTACTTCAACTCCATCGACGACCTGCTCGAACTCGTCGTCACCCGCGAATTCCCCGCCTGGATCGACGCAGTGGAGCAGGCCATCGCGGCCGAGACCACACCCGCCGCCCAGGCTGCCGCCTACGTCAGGGCCAACCTCGAACAGGCAGCTCGCGGCACCCACGGCTGGCGGGCCGCGCTCTCGCGCGACTCGCTCTCCCCGTCGGCGCGGGAGCGGGTGAGGAATCTGCACATCTCGCTACACGAGGCGCTCGCCCGGGTCGTGCGCGAACTGGGGCAGCCACAGCCCGAGCTGACCGTGGCGGTGGTCCAAGCAGTCGTCGATGCGTGCATCCGCAGAATCGACCAAGGCGACGATCTGACAACCGTGTCCGACTTCGCGGCCGGAGCGACGCGTCGACTGCTCGCGGATGACGACTTGCCACATCACCCGTGA
- a CDS encoding MMPL family transporter: MNSPALLRCLLGSKKRAAVVVAFWVLIAGLLAGVAPTLESVEDNASANLPPAASDSMKARDLVRAQLPGQDATPAIIVVRGKGTDAAKSATQSVAAITSALSGTSRPDHVVSVVSTVTAPNAAAELVSQDRGAQLVIVPMEGSPSDESFQNAVDEVRALASDRAGPADVAVTGPAGIATDTVKVFSGGDKVLLLATVVLVLIILLAIYRSPLMALVPLLAVGVAMRVAETLGAILADAGVITVSSQTASIMTVLLFGVGTDYALIITARYRETLLDEPDRARAMQAAVRRTAESVLASASTIVLAMFALLVAVSPALHGFGPYLALGVAVMALVAFTLIPALVLLLGRGVFWPGGVDKAAERSRGAGVWHRIAALVARAPVKVASAVIALLVVLSAGLLGYQESFNTLSGFRAATESEHGQHFIREEFGPGEIAPSTVVVHSQDNLRSSPAPADIATALTDTDHVSRVADPRMGKDGKTVFYDVILDLDPYSSKALDAIGPLKQATQSAAQAAGVQDATVLIDGETAQNADIRSALDRDTTLIVLLVLALVTAVLVLLLRSLLAPLYLVATLILSFLATLGATTFFTVTVLGDDGIGNRVTAYIFVFLVALGVDYNIFIMSRFKQELRTQPPAKAITAALTRTGGVISSAGLILAATFAVLMTQPIRELFQFGFAMAFGILLDTFLIRPLLVPAIVRLLGNRALWPARPGTPQTPSTPTSEPPSADAPAARAAETGTSRLLRAFTWIAIIEACTWAGLLAGMYLKYIPETTELGVRIFGTLHGAAFIVYVSLTVLVAIRLKWRLGRTTIFALLAAVPPFMTIAFEIWARRTGRLPQPTADPSPTPAQ, encoded by the coding sequence ATGAACTCCCCCGCTCTGCTGCGATGTCTCCTGGGATCGAAGAAGCGCGCCGCCGTGGTGGTGGCCTTCTGGGTCCTGATCGCGGGCCTCCTCGCCGGGGTCGCCCCGACCCTGGAATCCGTCGAGGACAACGCGTCCGCCAACCTGCCGCCCGCCGCCTCGGACTCCATGAAGGCCCGTGATCTCGTCCGCGCCCAGCTTCCGGGCCAGGACGCGACGCCGGCGATCATCGTGGTCCGCGGCAAGGGCACCGACGCCGCGAAGAGCGCCACGCAATCGGTCGCCGCCATCACCTCGGCCCTTTCCGGAACCAGCCGACCCGACCATGTCGTGAGCGTGGTCTCCACGGTGACCGCTCCCAACGCTGCGGCCGAGTTGGTCTCGCAGGACCGCGGTGCTCAGCTGGTCATCGTGCCCATGGAGGGCAGCCCCTCGGACGAGTCCTTCCAGAATGCGGTCGACGAGGTGCGTGCCCTCGCGTCCGACCGGGCCGGGCCCGCCGACGTCGCGGTGACCGGCCCCGCCGGGATCGCCACCGACACCGTGAAGGTCTTCAGCGGCGGTGACAAAGTCCTGCTGCTGGCCACCGTCGTGCTCGTCCTGATCATCCTGCTGGCGATCTACCGCTCGCCCCTGATGGCGCTCGTGCCGCTTCTTGCCGTGGGCGTGGCTATGCGCGTGGCGGAGACGCTCGGCGCGATTCTCGCGGACGCCGGAGTCATCACGGTCAGCTCCCAGACCGCCTCGATCATGACCGTGCTGCTGTTCGGGGTGGGCACGGACTACGCGCTGATCATCACCGCCCGCTACCGCGAGACCCTGCTCGACGAGCCAGACCGCGCCCGCGCGATGCAGGCCGCCGTGCGCCGCACCGCCGAGTCCGTCCTCGCCAGCGCCTCGACCATCGTGCTCGCCATGTTTGCCCTGCTCGTGGCCGTCTCCCCGGCACTTCACGGCTTCGGACCGTACCTCGCTCTGGGCGTGGCCGTCATGGCGCTGGTGGCGTTCACCTTGATCCCCGCCCTGGTCCTCCTGCTGGGCAGGGGCGTCTTCTGGCCCGGGGGCGTGGACAAGGCCGCCGAACGCAGTCGCGGCGCAGGCGTCTGGCACCGCATCGCCGCCCTGGTCGCACGGGCCCCCGTCAAGGTGGCCTCGGCCGTGATCGCACTCCTGGTGGTGCTGAGCGCGGGACTGCTCGGCTACCAGGAGAGCTTCAACACCCTCAGCGGCTTCCGCGCCGCCACCGAGTCGGAGCACGGACAGCACTTCATTCGGGAGGAATTCGGGCCCGGCGAGATCGCCCCCAGTACCGTCGTCGTCCATTCCCAGGACAACCTGCGCTCCAGCCCCGCACCCGCCGACATCGCCACCGCGCTCACCGACACCGATCACGTCAGCCGTGTCGCAGACCCCCGCATGGGCAAGGACGGCAAGACCGTCTTCTACGACGTCATCCTCGACCTCGACCCCTACAGCTCCAAGGCACTCGACGCGATCGGCCCCCTCAAGCAGGCCACACAATCCGCAGCCCAGGCCGCCGGCGTCCAGGACGCAACGGTGCTCATCGACGGCGAGACCGCGCAGAACGCCGACATCCGCTCCGCCCTCGACCGCGACACGACCCTCATCGTGCTGCTGGTCCTAGCTCTCGTCACCGCGGTCCTCGTCCTGCTGCTCCGCTCGCTCCTTGCCCCGCTCTACCTGGTCGCGACCCTGATCCTGTCGTTCCTGGCCACCCTGGGCGCCACCACCTTCTTCACCGTGACCGTCCTCGGTGACGACGGCATCGGCAACCGCGTCACCGCGTACATCTTCGTCTTCCTCGTCGCGCTCGGCGTCGACTACAACATCTTCATCATGAGCCGGTTCAAGCAGGAACTGCGCACCCAGCCCCCAGCGAAGGCGATCACCGCCGCCCTGACACGCACCGGCGGCGTCATCTCCTCCGCGGGCCTCATCCTCGCGGCGACCTTCGCCGTCCTGATGACCCAGCCGATCCGCGAACTGTTCCAGTTCGGCTTCGCCATGGCCTTCGGCATCCTGCTGGACACCTTCCTCATCCGCCCGCTCCTGGTCCCCGCCATCGTCCGCCTGCTCGGCAACCGCGCCCTGTGGCCCGCACGCCCAGGCACCCCGCAGACACCCTCCACGCCCACCTCCGAACCGCCTTCCGCCGACGCGCCGGCCGCACGGGCTGCCGAAACCGGCACCAGCCGTCTGCTGCGCGCGTTCACCTGGATCGCGATCATCGAAGCGTGCACGTGGGCAGGTCTGCTGGCCGGGATGTACCTCAAGTACATCCCCGAAACCACCGAACTCGGCGTACGGATCTTCGGCACCCTCCACGGCGCCGCCTTCATCGTCTACGTGTCCCTGACCGTCCTGGTCGCGATCCGGCTGAAGTGGCGGCTGGGCCGGACCACGATCTTCGCCCTGCTGGCCGCCGTACCCCCGTTCATGACTATCGCGTTCGAAATCTGGGCCCGCCGCACAGGCAGGCTCCCTCAGCCGACCGCGGACCCGAGCCCAACTCCAGCCCAGTAA
- a CDS encoding antibiotic biosynthesis monooxygenase family protein, whose protein sequence is MITAVTEFTVAAPAQGAFENNCTAGMRATLSNVPGLRNARLLRPRKGAHGYLAVLNFEDDAAFTAYTSSEAFRAAHADPTHSLSDDNRVTVFEAVTQG, encoded by the coding sequence ATGATCACCGCCGTCACCGAGTTCACCGTCGCCGCGCCCGCCCAGGGCGCGTTCGAGAACAACTGCACCGCCGGCATGCGCGCCACCCTTTCCAACGTGCCGGGGCTGCGCAACGCACGGCTGCTGCGTCCCCGCAAGGGCGCACACGGCTACCTGGCCGTCCTCAACTTCGAGGACGACGCCGCATTCACCGCCTACACCTCGTCGGAGGCATTCCGCGCCGCGCACGCCGACCCCACCCACTCGCTCTCCGACGACAACCGCGTCACGGTCTTCGAAGCGGTCACGCAGGGCTGA
- a CDS encoding potassium channel family protein: MRVAIAGAGAVGRSIAGELLENGHEVLLIDKAPTAISVERVPQAEWLLADACEITSLDEAALQRCNVVIAATGDDKVNLVVSLLAKTEYGVPRVVARVNNPKNEWLFNESWGVDVAVSTPRLMSALVEEAVSVGDLVRLLRFSHGDANLVELTLPEESALAGTQVGDVQWPQDTSLVTIIRGTRVLTPTREDSLEAGDELLFVAAQAREEQLEDLLSVRKEM, from the coding sequence ATGAGGGTCGCCATTGCCGGAGCCGGCGCGGTCGGCCGCTCGATCGCGGGCGAGCTGCTGGAGAACGGCCACGAGGTCCTGCTGATCGACAAGGCGCCGACCGCCATCTCGGTGGAGCGGGTGCCGCAGGCGGAGTGGCTGCTCGCCGACGCCTGCGAGATCACCTCCCTGGACGAGGCGGCGCTCCAGCGCTGCAACGTCGTCATCGCCGCCACCGGCGACGACAAGGTCAACCTGGTGGTCTCGCTGCTCGCGAAGACCGAGTACGGCGTTCCGCGCGTCGTCGCCCGGGTGAACAACCCGAAGAACGAGTGGCTGTTCAACGAGTCCTGGGGCGTGGACGTCGCCGTCTCCACCCCGCGGCTGATGTCGGCCCTGGTGGAGGAGGCGGTGAGCGTCGGCGACCTGGTCCGGCTGCTGCGCTTCAGCCACGGCGACGCCAACCTGGTCGAGCTGACCCTGCCCGAGGAGTCGGCGCTGGCCGGCACCCAGGTCGGGGACGTCCAGTGGCCGCAGGACACCTCGCTGGTCACCATCATCCGCGGCACCCGCGTCCTGACGCCGACCAGGGAGGACTCCCTGGAGGCGGGCGACGAACTCCTCTTCGTCGCCGCCCAGGCCCGCGAGGAACAACTGGAGGACCTGCTCTCCGTCCGCAAGGAGATGTAG
- a CDS encoding potassium channel family protein gives MHIVIMGCGRVGSALAQTLEEQGHTVAVIDQDPTAFRRLGSSFSGRRVTGIGFDQDTLREAGIEDAGAFAAVSSGDNSNIIAARVAREMFGIENVAARIYDPRRAEVYQRLGIPTVATVRWTADQMLRRLLPSGAEPLWRDPTGGVQLAEVHTSTAWVGHRISRLQDETGVRVAFLTRLGEAILPSSQTVLQEGDLVHVMMRSDEIDRVEAAFAKGPEEEGGH, from the coding sequence ATGCATATTGTCATCATGGGCTGCGGAAGGGTGGGTTCCGCCCTGGCTCAGACCCTGGAGGAACAGGGGCACACGGTCGCCGTGATCGACCAGGACCCCACCGCGTTCCGCCGGCTGGGCTCCTCGTTCAGCGGCCGCCGGGTCACCGGGATCGGCTTCGACCAGGACACCCTGCGTGAGGCGGGCATCGAGGACGCGGGGGCCTTCGCCGCCGTCTCCAGCGGCGACAACTCCAACATCATCGCCGCGCGGGTGGCCCGCGAGATGTTCGGCATCGAGAACGTCGCCGCCCGCATCTACGACCCCCGCCGCGCGGAGGTCTACCAGCGCCTGGGCATCCCCACCGTGGCGACCGTCCGCTGGACGGCCGACCAGATGCTGCGCCGGCTGCTCCCCTCGGGCGCCGAGCCGCTGTGGCGCGACCCCACCGGCGGGGTCCAGCTCGCCGAGGTGCACACCTCCACGGCCTGGGTGGGCCACCGGATCAGCAGGCTGCAGGACGAGACCGGTGTGCGCGTGGCCTTCCTGACCCGGCTCGGCGAGGCGATCCTGCCCAGCTCGCAGACGGTGCTGCAGGAGGGGGACCTGGTGCATGTGATGATGCGCAGCGACGAGATCGACCGGGTCGAGGCGGCGTTCGCCAAGGGTCCCGAAGAGGAGGGCGGTCACTGA